In Ailuropoda melanoleuca isolate Jingjing chromosome 4, ASM200744v2, whole genome shotgun sequence, the following proteins share a genomic window:
- the CNBP gene encoding cellular nucleic acid-binding protein isoform X1 has protein sequence MSSNECFKCGRSGHWARECPTGGGRGRGMRSRGRGGFTSDRGFQFVSSSLPDICYRCGESGHLAKDCDLQEDEACYNCGRGGHIAKDCKEPKREREQCCYNCGKPGHLARDCDHADEQKCYSCGEFGHIQKDCTKVKCYRCGETGHVAINCSKTSEVNCYRCGESGHLARECTIEATA, from the exons ATGAGCAGCAATGAGTGTTTCAAGTGTGGACGATCTGGCCATTGGGCCCGGGAATGCCCTACTGGCGGAGGCCGTGGTCGTGGAATGAGAAGCCGTGGCAGAGGTGGTTTTACCTCGGATAGAG GTTTCCagtttgtttcctcatctcttccaGACATCTGTTACCGCTGTGGTGAGTCTGGTCATCTTGCCAAGGATTGTGATCTTCAAGAGGATG AAGCCTGCTATAACTGCGGTAGAGGTGGCCACATTGCCAAGGACTGCAAGGAGCccaagagagagcgagagcagtgCTGCTACAACTGTGGCAAACCAGGCCACCTGGCTCGTGACTGTGACCATGCGGATGAGCAGAAGTGCTATTCTTGTGGAGAATTTGGACACATTCAAAAAGACTGCACCAAAGTGAAGTGCTATAG gtgTGGTGAAACTGGTCACGTAGCCATCAACTGCAGCAAGACAAGTGAAGTCAACTGTTACCGCTGTGGCGAGTCAGGGCACCTTGCACGGGAATGCACGATTGAAGCCACAGcctaa
- the CNBP gene encoding cellular nucleic acid-binding protein isoform X2 has translation MSSNECFKCGRSGHWARECPTGGGRGRGMRSRGRGGFTSDRGFQFVSSSLPDICYRCGESGHLAKDCDLQEDACYNCGRGGHIAKDCKEPKREREQCCYNCGKPGHLARDCDHADEQKCYSCGEFGHIQKDCTKVKCYRCGETGHVAINCSKTSEVNCYRCGESGHLARECTIEATA, from the exons ATGAGCAGCAATGAGTGTTTCAAGTGTGGACGATCTGGCCATTGGGCCCGGGAATGCCCTACTGGCGGAGGCCGTGGTCGTGGAATGAGAAGCCGTGGCAGAGGTGGTTTTACCTCGGATAGAG GTTTCCagtttgtttcctcatctcttccaGACATCTGTTACCGCTGTGGTGAGTCTGGTCATCTTGCCAAGGATTGTGATCTTCAAGAGGATG CCTGCTATAACTGCGGTAGAGGTGGCCACATTGCCAAGGACTGCAAGGAGCccaagagagagcgagagcagtgCTGCTACAACTGTGGCAAACCAGGCCACCTGGCTCGTGACTGTGACCATGCGGATGAGCAGAAGTGCTATTCTTGTGGAGAATTTGGACACATTCAAAAAGACTGCACCAAAGTGAAGTGCTATAG gtgTGGTGAAACTGGTCACGTAGCCATCAACTGCAGCAAGACAAGTGAAGTCAACTGTTACCGCTGTGGCGAGTCAGGGCACCTTGCACGGGAATGCACGATTGAAGCCACAGcctaa
- the CNBP gene encoding cellular nucleic acid-binding protein isoform X4 — MSSNECFKCGRSGHWARECPTGGGRGRGMRSRGRGFQFVSSSLPDICYRCGESGHLAKDCDLQEDACYNCGRGGHIAKDCKEPKREREQCCYNCGKPGHLARDCDHADEQKCYSCGEFGHIQKDCTKVKCYRCGETGHVAINCSKTSEVNCYRCGESGHLARECTIEATA, encoded by the exons ATGAGCAGCAATGAGTGTTTCAAGTGTGGACGATCTGGCCATTGGGCCCGGGAATGCCCTACTGGCGGAGGCCGTGGTCGTGGAATGAGAAGCCGTGGCAGAG GTTTCCagtttgtttcctcatctcttccaGACATCTGTTACCGCTGTGGTGAGTCTGGTCATCTTGCCAAGGATTGTGATCTTCAAGAGGATG CCTGCTATAACTGCGGTAGAGGTGGCCACATTGCCAAGGACTGCAAGGAGCccaagagagagcgagagcagtgCTGCTACAACTGTGGCAAACCAGGCCACCTGGCTCGTGACTGTGACCATGCGGATGAGCAGAAGTGCTATTCTTGTGGAGAATTTGGACACATTCAAAAAGACTGCACCAAAGTGAAGTGCTATAG gtgTGGTGAAACTGGTCACGTAGCCATCAACTGCAGCAAGACAAGTGAAGTCAACTGTTACCGCTGTGGCGAGTCAGGGCACCTTGCACGGGAATGCACGATTGAAGCCACAGcctaa
- the CNBP gene encoding cellular nucleic acid-binding protein isoform X3 — protein sequence MSSNECFKCGRSGHWARECPTGGGRGRGMRSRGRGFQFVSSSLPDICYRCGESGHLAKDCDLQEDEACYNCGRGGHIAKDCKEPKREREQCCYNCGKPGHLARDCDHADEQKCYSCGEFGHIQKDCTKVKCYRCGETGHVAINCSKTSEVNCYRCGESGHLARECTIEATA from the exons ATGAGCAGCAATGAGTGTTTCAAGTGTGGACGATCTGGCCATTGGGCCCGGGAATGCCCTACTGGCGGAGGCCGTGGTCGTGGAATGAGAAGCCGTGGCAGAG GTTTCCagtttgtttcctcatctcttccaGACATCTGTTACCGCTGTGGTGAGTCTGGTCATCTTGCCAAGGATTGTGATCTTCAAGAGGATG AAGCCTGCTATAACTGCGGTAGAGGTGGCCACATTGCCAAGGACTGCAAGGAGCccaagagagagcgagagcagtgCTGCTACAACTGTGGCAAACCAGGCCACCTGGCTCGTGACTGTGACCATGCGGATGAGCAGAAGTGCTATTCTTGTGGAGAATTTGGACACATTCAAAAAGACTGCACCAAAGTGAAGTGCTATAG gtgTGGTGAAACTGGTCACGTAGCCATCAACTGCAGCAAGACAAGTGAAGTCAACTGTTACCGCTGTGGCGAGTCAGGGCACCTTGCACGGGAATGCACGATTGAAGCCACAGcctaa